The Pseudomonas viciae genomic interval GACGTTCGGCGCGAACTTTAGGGCGTGAGGGGCCTGAGATCAACTAAAAATGTCGCGTTTTTGCACACATCCGTCGTGCGGCCCGCGACAGCTCATGATGTAACCGACCTGCGTGACAGATTGATGTTCCCGTTGAAGTTGTTTTTGAGGTGTTTCAGGGGTATTTGTGCAGCCCCATTCGCGAGCAAGCCCGCTCCCACACTGGGCTGTGTTCAACCACAAATTGCCGGTCGATGCAGATCTAATGTGGAGCGGGCTTGCTCGCGAAGGCGTCAGTCAGGCCAACGCGGTTTCGGCCGGCGAAACAATGCTGGTCTTGCCCCCACGGGATTTGCCAGAGCTCAGGTACTCGGCGATCGATTCCTGGGTCACTTCGCCAAGGAACACTCGCTCGGCGTCCATCACCGGCAGCCACGAACGGTTGAATTCGTACATGCGCGACAGCAGGATCCGCAGGTGTTCATCGTAGGCCGCGGTGGAGTTGAACTCGCGCAGGAACTGCGCGCAGGTACCGGCCTGGCGGTACAGGTCGCGACGGCGCACATACCCCAGGGCCTTGTTCTCGGCGCAGGTGACCACCACGTAGCGCCGGTCATGTTCGTCCATCAGTTCCAGTGCCTCGGCCACGGGGGTTTCCGGGCTGACCGACGGGGCGTTGTCCGCCGCGTCCTCGGCCTTGACCAGCAGCAGTCGCTTGAGCGTGCTGTCCTGGCCGACGAAATTGCTGACGAACTCATCGGCCGGATGCGCCAGCAAGGTATCCGGGTGATCGCACTGGACCAACTTGCCGGCGCGGAAGATCGCAATCTTGTCGCCCAGCTTGATGGCTTCGTCGATGTCGTGGCTGACCATGATCACGGTCTTGTTCAGCGCCCGTTGCATCTCGAAAAACTCGTTCTGGATCATCTCGCGGTTGATCGGGTCCACCGCGCCGAAAGGTTCGTCCATCAGCAGCAGCGGCGCATCGGCCGCCAGGGCGCGGATCACGCCGATCCGTTGCTGCTGGCCGCCCGACAGTTCCCGGGGGTAGCGATGCAGGTACTGCTTGGGTTCGAGCTTGATCATGCTCATCAATTCGCGGGCACGGTCGTGGCATTTCTGCTTGTCCCAGCCGAGCAGGCGCGGGACCACGGTGATGTTTTCCTCGATGGTCATGTTCGGGAACAGGCCGATCTGCTGGATCACATAGCCGATGTTGCGGCGCAGGGTCACTTCGTCCAGGCCGGTGGTGTCCTCGCCATTGATCAATACCTTGCCCGAGGTGGGCGGGATCAGGCGATTGATCATCTTCAGCGTGGTGCTTTTGCCACAGCCCGACGGCCCGAGGAACACGCAGATCTCGCCTTCGTTGACGATCAGGTTCACCGAGTCCACGGCCTTGACGTCCTTGCCGTTGCTCTTGAAGGTTTTGCTGAGGTTTTGAAGTTCGATCATTTGAGGAGTCCTTTTGGGGTCAGCGAGCGTTGCAGCCATTGCAGAAGCAGGTCGGCGAAGATGGCCAGGAGACTGACCAGCACGGCGCCGACGATCAGCATCGACATGTCGCTGCGGCTGATGGAAGCGAGGATGAGCACGCCCAGGCCACCGGCACCGATGGTGGCGGCGATGGTCATGACACCGATGTTCATGACCACGGCGGTGCGCACGCCGGCCAGGATCACCGGCACGGCGATGGGCAGTTCGACCATGCGCAGGCGCTGGCCGAAGGTCATGCCGATGCCCCGGGCGGCTTCACGGATACCCGGTTCGACGCCGGTCAGGGCCAGGTAGGTGTTGCGCATGATCGGCAGCAGGGAATAGAGAAACACCGCGGTGATTGCCGGCATCGGCCCCAGGCCCTGGCCGAATTTGGAATAGAACGGCAGCAGCAGGCCGAATAGCGCAATCGACGGAATCGTCAGCAGCACCGTGGCGCTGGCTTGCAACGGGCCGGCGAGCGCCGGGAAGCGGGTCATGAAGATGCCCAGCGGCACACCGACCACAATCGCCAGGGTCACGGCGATGCCCACCAGGGTGATGTGCTGCCAGGTCAGGTGCAGTACCAGCGGCCAGTCCAGATGGGAAAAGGCGTCAAGAAAATCCATGGCTTTTCCTCCAGGTCATTGGGTTGAGAGCAGGGAATGCTGGCGCAGGAAATCGGCGGCAACGGTGGAAGGGCTTTCGTGGTTGACGTCCACGCGGGCGTTGAGCTGGCGCATGGTTGCATCGTCGAACAGCTCGGCCAGGGGCTTGAGCTGCGCGGCCAGTTGCGGGTGCGCATCGAGGAACGCCTGGCGCACCACCGGCGCGGCGGTGTAGTCGGGGAAGTAATGCTTGTCGTCTTCGAGCAACTTCAGCTTGAAAGCGTTCAGCCGGCCGTCGGTGGTGTACACCAGCCCGGCGAACACCTGGCCGTTGCGCAGGGCGGTATAGACCAGGCCGGCATCCATCTGCCGGATATTCTTGCGGGTCAGGTTCATGCCGTACTGCTCGACCATGCCCGCCAGGCCATCGGAACGATTGGCGAACTCGGTGTCCAGGGCCACCAGGTGATTGTCGTTGGCTTCGGCCTGCAGCACCGTGTTCAACTGGCTGATGCTGTTGATCTGCGGGTATTGGCGAGCGACTTTCTCCGGCAGTGCCAGGGCGTAGGTGTTGCTGAATTTCGACGGGGCCAGCCAGACCAGGCCTTTTTTCGCGTCGAGTTCTTTCACCCGGGCGTAGGACTGGGCGCTGTCGAGTTTCTCGGTGACATGGTTGTAGGCCACCAGCGACACGCCGGTGTATTCCCACAGCATGTCCAATTGCCCGGTTTCATGGGCACTGCGGGCCAGGTTGCTGCCCAGGCCACCGGTGATCTGCGCGTCGTAGCCCTTGCTGCGCAGGTATTGCGCGGTGATTTCCGCCAGCAGCGTCTGTTCGGTGAACACCCGGGCGCCGAGGCGGATCAGGGGCTTTTCAGCGGCTTGGGCGAATCCTGCGAACAGCAGGACACAGCCCAGTATCAAGCTCAACTTCTTCATAAACGATTCCTTTATCCGGCCAGGCTTATGACGGGCGCAGACCGCGTTCCAGCCAGAGGCGGCTGGCCAGTGTCACCAAACCGTCGAGCAGCAACGCCAGCAAGGCGGTGCAGGCCGCGCCGAGCAGCAGCTGCGGCTGATTGTTCAAGGCAATGCCGGGGAAGATCAGGCTGCCGAGGCTGTTGGCGCCGATCAGGAATGCCAGCGGCGCGGTGCCGACGTTGATCGCCAGCGCCACCCGCACGCCGCCGATGATGATCGGCACGGCATTGGGCAACTCGACTTTCCACAGCACCTGGCGCGGGGTCATGCCGATGCCGACGGCGGCTTCCTTGAGGGAGCCCTGGACGTTTTTCAGACCTTCATAGGTGTTGCGCACGATGGGCAACAGCGAGGCCAGGAACAGCGCAAAGATGGCCGGCCCGCTGCCAA includes:
- a CDS encoding ABC transporter permease, with the protein product MDFLDAFSHLDWPLVLHLTWQHITLVGIAVTLAIVVGVPLGIFMTRFPALAGPLQASATVLLTIPSIALFGLLLPFYSKFGQGLGPMPAITAVFLYSLLPIMRNTYLALTGVEPGIREAARGIGMTFGQRLRMVELPIAVPVILAGVRTAVVMNIGVMTIAATIGAGGLGVLILASISRSDMSMLIVGAVLVSLLAIFADLLLQWLQRSLTPKGLLK
- a CDS encoding glycine betaine ABC transporter substrate-binding protein; this translates as MKKLSLILGCVLLFAGFAQAAEKPLIRLGARVFTEQTLLAEITAQYLRSKGYDAQITGGLGSNLARSAHETGQLDMLWEYTGVSLVAYNHVTEKLDSAQSYARVKELDAKKGLVWLAPSKFSNTYALALPEKVARQYPQINSISQLNTVLQAEANDNHLVALDTEFANRSDGLAGMVEQYGMNLTRKNIRQMDAGLVYTALRNGQVFAGLVYTTDGRLNAFKLKLLEDDKHYFPDYTAAPVVRQAFLDAHPQLAAQLKPLAELFDDATMRQLNARVDVNHESPSTVAADFLRQHSLLSTQ
- a CDS encoding ABC transporter permease; this encodes MAIRYGKGLIGGAVVVALLALLVHWIGIDTIQHYRDDLLFYLQAHLMLVLASMLAALLVGIPAGIALSRPSLVGRAERFMQVFNIGNTVPPLAVLAIALGILGIGSGPAIFALFLASLLPIVRNTYEGLKNVQGSLKEAAVGIGMTPRQVLWKVELPNAVPIIIGGVRVALAINVGTAPLAFLIGANSLGSLIFPGIALNNQPQLLLGAACTALLALLLDGLVTLASRLWLERGLRPS
- a CDS encoding betaine/proline/choline family ABC transporter ATP-binding protein (Members of the family are the ATP-binding subunit of ABC transporters for substrates such as betaine, L-proline or other amino acids, choline, carnitine, etc. The substrate specificity is best determined from the substrate-binding subunit, rather than this subunit, as it interacts with the permease subunit and not with substrate directly.); translated protein: MIELQNLSKTFKSNGKDVKAVDSVNLIVNEGEICVFLGPSGCGKSTTLKMINRLIPPTSGKVLINGEDTTGLDEVTLRRNIGYVIQQIGLFPNMTIEENITVVPRLLGWDKQKCHDRARELMSMIKLEPKQYLHRYPRELSGGQQQRIGVIRALAADAPLLLMDEPFGAVDPINREMIQNEFFEMQRALNKTVIMVSHDIDEAIKLGDKIAIFRAGKLVQCDHPDTLLAHPADEFVSNFVGQDSTLKRLLLVKAEDAADNAPSVSPETPVAEALELMDEHDRRYVVVTCAENKALGYVRRRDLYRQAGTCAQFLREFNSTAAYDEHLRILLSRMYEFNRSWLPVMDAERVFLGEVTQESIAEYLSSGKSRGGKTSIVSPAETALA